From Mesorhizobium sp. Pch-S:
TCCTTCGAGCGACGGGCTGTCGACGGTTCCGGGGCAGATGGCGTTGCAGCGGATGCCGCGCGAGACGAAGTCGGCAGCGACGGACTTGGTGAGGCCGATGACCGCCGCCTTGCTGGCGGAATAGGCGAAACGGTTCGGCACGCCTTTGATGGAAGACGCGACGGTGGCCATGTTGATGATGCAGCCGGAACCGCGCTCCAGCATGCCGGGCAGCACCGCCTTGATGGTGCGGACCTGCGCCTTGAAATTGAGGTCGAGGGCGAAATCCATCTCGTCCTCCGTGCACTCCAGGATGGAGCCGTTGTGGACGACGCCGGCGCAGTTGAAGAGGATGTCGACGGCCCCTGTCTCAGCCGCCACGGCGTTGACCGCGGCGCTGTCCAGCACGTCGAGCACGCGGGTCTCGATGCCGTCTCCGGCAAGCCCGGACAAAAGGTCGGCATTGATGTCGGTGGCGACGACGCGGGCGCCAGCCTTTGCAAGCGCGATGGCCGAGGCGCGGCCGATGCCTTGCGCGGCTGCAGTCACGAGACAGCTCTTCCCTGCCAGGCTGGCCATATGAATTCCTCCCGTAGCGCGTCCGATCCCAGCGGACGGTTTCCAATATTTCAGCATCGGTCATGCTGTCAAGTGGTCAGACCACTTGCTGTCAGGTGGCCAGACCGATAGATAAAGCGGGCAGGCTTCCGCTGCGGTCGCCGCCAGATTATGGTCACCACGGGGACGGAGCCGATTTGCCGGCCGACCCGGACAGAGGGTACGGGTTTGAAACTTCAGGCTGTCTCGAACAGGAAGCTCTATCTGCAGATCGCAGACCAGATCCGCGATCAGATCCTGTCCGGCGAGGCGACGCCCGGCCAGCAGCTGCCTTCCGAGCGTGATCTTGCGGTTTCGCTCGGCGTCTCGCGGCCGACGGTGCGCGAAGCATTGATCGCGCTGGAAGTGGCCGGCATGCTGGAGGTTCGGGTTGGCGTCGGCGCTTTCCTGAAAGTGCCGGCCAATCCGGCCCAGGCCCTGCCGGAGGTCGGACATTCACCGATCGAGGTCATGGCGGTGCGCCGGCTGCTGGAACCGGAAGCCGCAGCCCAAGCCTCGCAGCACATTTCGGCGGAAGGACGGCGGCGGCTGAAAGCGGCGATCGTGGCCTTGCGCGACGAGACGGCGCGCGGCGACTGGTCGAATGACAGCGACCGCGCCTTTCACATGACGATCGTGGAGAACTGCGGCAACCGATTGCTGCGCGAGATGATCTCGCAGCTGTGGGCATCACGATCGGAAGGGATCGACCAGCAGTTCCACCGGCACCTCGCCGAAGCACCGGTCCTGCGCAGCCATATCCTCGACGATCATGAAGCCATCTGCACGGCGATCCTTGCCGGCGAGGCCGAACAGGCCCGCGCCGCCATGGCCGCGCATCTGACCTATGTCGAGGAAGCCATGCTGCGCGTGTGGGATTGACCACGGCATCTTCGCGGTTTTGCGCACCTCGCCGGGTCATCCTTCGGTGCGGGCCCGGACCGGATTCACAACCTTGCGAACCACGGCAGAGCGGGGAGCGCCGGGTTCATATCGGAATGCCGATGGCCCGCATGACAGGCGGGCGTGAACTAAGTTTCTGATTTGATATAGACTTTAATACAGGCATCTTTCCTTTTGCAGCTATTCTGTCACAAGATGACGTGTCGCAAAGATTTGGCGGGACGATTTCTGACAGGAGAGAAGCGATGACTTTTTTCTACGTGATTTTGGCCTTTATCGTCGGCTTGTTGCTCGGCTGGTTTTTATGGGGACGCCTGCGTGATGAACTTGCACAGGTGCGTGGCGATCTCGACAGCATCCGCAACGAGCGCGACAGGCTGAAATCCGATGCGAAGCGCCTGACCGGCGACCTGGAAAGTTGCGCCAGCGCGCGCACCGATCTCGAGCGGCAATTGCGCGAGGCAAAATCCGCCTCGTCCTCGCCAGCTCCACTGCTGGCTTCATCGGCAACGGTTTCCTCAGCCACCAGCAAGCCCGCGCAAGCCAAGGCGGCACCTGCGGCGAAGGCAGCCGCGACACCCTCAGCCAAGGCAGCTCCAGCCAAAGCGGCTGCGATCAAGTCGGCCCCAGTGAAGGCGCCCACAGCCAAAGCGGCCCCAGCCAAGGCACCAGCGGCCAAGCCAGCGACGGCAAAGGCACCTGCAGCCAAGGCAACCCCTGCGAAGGCGCCAGCCGCCAAGCCGGCCACGGCAAAGGCACCTGCAGCCAAGGCGGCCCCAGCCAAGGCACCGGCCGCCAAGCCGGCGACGGCGAAGGCGCCTGTAGCCAAGGCGGCCCCAGCCAAGGCACCGGCCGCCAAGCCAGCCGTGGCGAAGGCGCCAGCAGCCAAGGCGGCTCCAGCCAAGGCGGCCGCGGCCAAGCCGTCACCGGCCAAGGCAGCTCCAGCCAAAGCGGCTCCGACCAAAGCAACTGCAGCCAAGCCGGCCACGGCAAAGGCGCCCGCAGCCAAGGCGGCCCCAGCCAAGGCACCGGCGGCCAAGCCAGCCAAGTCATCGGCTGGAGACGACCTGCGCCGCCTGATCGGCATCGGGCCCGTCAATCAGCGGCGGCTGAAAGAACACGGCATCACGACCTATGCCCAGATAGCGGGATGGACTGCTGCGGACATCCAGCGCGTGGAGGAATATCTCCAGTTCGACGGACGCATCGAACGCGAGCGCTGGGTACAGCAGGCCAAGCTGCTGGCTGCCGGCGATGAGAAGGAATTCGCGCGCCAGTTCCCCACGGCCGGAAGCTCCGACAACACGTGAGCATTCTCCGGCGGCGTGGGGTTTCTTGCGCCGCCGGAAAGACAATCGTGATCAGCCGGTTTTCCCGCTTTGTGCGGGCTCGCTGATCGCTGCGCCGCCCGATGGCAGGGCCTGGCGCGCGCGGTCCAGTTGCCGCATTGCCGAGAACAGCAGCTCGCGGTCTGCGAGATGCGTCTCCCACAACGCCACGAAGATCGAATTGTCGGAGGTGTGCGGACCGGGCGCATCCTGTGCACGCCGCAGGCTCTCATCGGCGCTGCGCTTGGCCCGGTGCAGCCGGGACAATGAAGCGTCGAGAGCCGCGACAGACTCGCGGAGAGGGTTCAGTTCTCCAGTCAGCTCGCCATGGTCCAACGGCGCGCTCTGGATGCTGGAGGGCTTGTAATTGATCATGCCGTCCGTTCCCTAATCCTGTCATTGGCACTTCACCCAAGCGAGCCAGGCTCCCTCCTCAGTCGAGGCCGCGA
This genomic window contains:
- a CDS encoding proton-conducting membrane transporter produces the protein MTFFYVILAFIVGLLLGWFLWGRLRDELAQVRGDLDSIRNERDRLKSDAKRLTGDLESCASARTDLERQLREAKSASSSPAPLLASSATVSSATSKPAQAKAAPAAKAAATPSAKAAPAKAAAIKSAPVKAPTAKAAPAKAPAAKPATAKAPAAKATPAKAPAAKPATAKAPAAKAAPAKAPAAKPATAKAPVAKAAPAKAPAAKPAVAKAPAAKAAPAKAAAAKPSPAKAAPAKAAPTKATAAKPATAKAPAAKAAPAKAPAAKPAKSSAGDDLRRLIGIGPVNQRRLKEHGITTYAQIAGWTAADIQRVEEYLQFDGRIERERWVQQAKLLAAGDEKEFARQFPTAGSSDNT
- a CDS encoding FadR/GntR family transcriptional regulator yields the protein MKLQAVSNRKLYLQIADQIRDQILSGEATPGQQLPSERDLAVSLGVSRPTVREALIALEVAGMLEVRVGVGAFLKVPANPAQALPEVGHSPIEVMAVRRLLEPEAAAQASQHISAEGRRRLKAAIVALRDETARGDWSNDSDRAFHMTIVENCGNRLLREMISQLWASRSEGIDQQFHRHLAEAPVLRSHILDDHEAICTAILAGEAEQARAAMAAHLTYVEEAMLRVWD
- a CDS encoding SDR family oxidoreductase, which encodes MASLAGKSCLVTAAAQGIGRASAIALAKAGARVVATDINADLLSGLAGDGIETRVLDVLDSAAVNAVAAETGAVDILFNCAGVVHNGSILECTEDEMDFALDLNFKAQVRTIKAVLPGMLERGSGCIINMATVASSIKGVPNRFAYSASKAAVIGLTKSVAADFVSRGIRCNAICPGTVDSPSLEGRLKATGDYEAARKAFVARQPMGRIGTADEVADLVVYLAGATFTTGHTYIIDGGWTA